One genomic region from Lacerta agilis isolate rLacAgi1 chromosome 13, rLacAgi1.pri, whole genome shotgun sequence encodes:
- the ALAD gene encoding LOW QUALITY PROTEIN: delta-aminolevulinic acid dehydratase (The sequence of the model RefSeq protein was modified relative to this genomic sequence to represent the inferred CDS: inserted 2 bases in 1 codon), whose product MQAESLLHSGYFHPTLRLWQATAASFRAANLIYPIFVTDSPDAVEPIASLPGQARYGVNRLEEMLRPLVADGLKCILIFGVPSRAIKDERGSAADAKDXPVIQAIATIRALFPELLIACDVCLCPYTSHGHCGILREDGTLQNEISCQRLAEVALAYAEAGCHIVAPSDMMDGRIGAIKQALVSNNLGNKVSVLSYSAKFASCFYGPFRDAAQSKPAFGDRRCYQLPPGSRGLALRAVDRDVREGADMLMVKPGMPYLDLVWEVKDKHPNHPLAVYHVSGEFAMLWHGAQAGAFDLKAVVMEAMAAFRRAGADIIITYYVPQLLRG is encoded by the exons ATGCAGGCCGAGTCCCTCTTGCACAGTGGCTACTTTCACCCCACCCTCCGCTTGTGGCAGGCGACAGCCGCTAGCTTCCGCGCGGCCAACCTCATCTACCCCATCTTTGTGAC GGACAGCCCAGATGCCGTGGAGCCCATTGCCAGCCTGCCTGGTCAAGCCCG TTATGGGGTCAACAGGCTGGAGGAGATGCTGCGTCCCCTTGTGGCTGATGGCCTGAAGTGCATTCTGATTTTTGGGGTCCCAAGCCGAGCCATCAAG GACGAACGTGGATCTGCGGCCGATGCCAAGGA CCCCGTAATCCAGGCCATTGCCACAATCCGTGCCTTGTTCCCTGAGCTGCTGATCGCCTGCGACGTCTGCCTGTGCCCGTACACCTCCCACGGGCACTGTG GCATTCTTCGGGAagatggcaccctccagaacgaGATCAGCTGTCAGAGGCTGGCTGAGGTGGCTCTGGCCTATGCCGAGGCAG GATGCCATATTGTGGCCCCCTCGGACATGATGGATGGGCGCATCGGCGCCATCAAGCAGGCCTTGGTCTCCAACAACTTGGGCAACAAG GTTTCTGTCCTGAGCTACAGCGCCAAGTTTGCTTCCTGCTTCTACGGCCCCTTCAG AGATGCAGCCCAGTCCAAACCTGCTTTTGGAGACCGGCGGTGTTACCAGCTCCCTCCGGGGTCGCGGGGCTTGGCCTTGCGGGCTGtg GACCGAGATGTGCGGGAGGGAGCAGACATGTTGATGGTCAAGCCAGGAATGCCTTATCTTGACCTCGTGTGGGAGGTGAAGGACAAG CATCCCAACCACCCGCTGGCTGTCTACCACGTCTCTGGAGAGTTTGCCATGTTGTGGCATGGAGCGCAAGCTGGGGCCTTTGACTTGAAGGCTGTGGTGATGGAGGCCATGGCTGCATTCAGGAGAGCag GGGCTGATATCATCATCACCTACTACGTGCCTCAGCTGCTGCGTGGCTGA
- the HDHD3 gene encoding LOW QUALITY PROTEIN: haloacid dehalogenase-like hydrolase domain-containing protein 3 (The sequence of the model RefSeq protein was modified relative to this genomic sequence to represent the inferred CDS: inserted 3 bases in 3 codons), with protein MLKLRLLTWDVKDTLLRLRVXVGESYSAEARACGIQVQAEALTQSFRQAYXAQSLHFPNYGSDRGLSSKQWWMDVVMETFRLSGVHSEEAVRPIAEKLYRDYSSAHNWELLPGARDTLQQCQRMGVPMAVISNFDRRLQEVLARCSLCQHFEFVLTSEEVGFAKPDKRIFLEALRIAGXSPQLAAHVGDDYVNDYKAAREAGMHSFLYKAGCRLPEKDAEVPSAHILPSLMYLPSLIEKG; from the exons ATGCTGAAGCTTCGGCTCTTGACGTGGGACGTGAAGGACACCCTCCTTCGCCTCCGTG CTGTGGGCGAGAGCTACTCTGCTGAGGCCCGGGCCTGTGGCATCCAGGTGCAGGCCGAAGCCCTCACCCAGTCTTTCCGCCAAGCCT AGGCCCAAAGCCTGCATTTCCCCAACTATGGCTCAGACAGAGGCCTCAGCTCCAAGCAGTGGTGGATGGATGTTGTCATGGAGACGTTCCGGCTCTCCGGTGTCCACAGTGAGGAGGCCGTCCGGCCCATTGCGGAGAAACTCTACCGGGATTACAGCAGCGCCCACAACTGGGAGTTGCTCCCGGGTGCCAGGGACACTCTGCAGCAGTGCCAGAGGATGGGGGTCCCCATGGCCGTCATCTCCAACTTTGACCGGAGGCTGCAGGAAGTGCTGGCCCGCTGCAGCCTCTGCCAGCACTTCGAGTTTGTCCTTACTTCGGAAGAAGTGGGGTTTGCCAAGCCGGACAAACGGATTTTCCTGGAGGCGCTCCGCATCGCAG TGTCTCCTCAGCTGGCAGCCCACGTGGGGGACGACTACGTGAACGACTACAAGGCAGCGAGGGAGGCAGGGATGCACAGTTTTCTGTATAAAGCAGGTTGCCGGCTTCCCGAGAAGGATGCGGAAGTGCCCAGTGCCCACATCCTACCATCACTGATGTACCTCCCGTCCCTTATAGAGAAGGGCTAA